From Algoriphagus sp. NG3, the proteins below share one genomic window:
- a CDS encoding ATP-binding protein produces the protein MQELFSLHQKLLRNTSLDFQRSLLASIRWENRLIGITGARGVGKTTMLLQYLKKQFGETDSTVLFVSLDHFWFSSNSLLDLADQFTKVGGKVLVLDEVHKYPDWSRQLKNIYDFYPELKVIFTGSSLLEILNSAADLSRRALMYQLRGLSFREYINLETDLKLPILKMEDILDRHVELSNELLVDFRPFQYFKEYLRKGYYPFSREFGELYEQQLTAVVNLVLEVELPQLRKFDVAYVPKIKQLLAIIADSVPFMPNVTKLGQKIGINRTTLLTYFHYLDQSKLTKNLYQSTEGISLLQKPSKLYLENTNLAFALGKNVDIGNLRETFFLNQVGYNHEVVLPPKGDFLINKSWNIEVGGAGKSLSKAGLDSGFIAADDIETGFGSKIPLWLFGFLY, from the coding sequence ATGCAAGAGTTATTTAGTTTACATCAAAAACTTTTAAGAAATACTTCACTGGATTTTCAGAGAAGTTTACTTGCATCTATCCGCTGGGAAAATAGATTGATAGGCATTACCGGAGCGAGAGGGGTGGGCAAAACCACCATGCTTCTCCAATATCTGAAAAAGCAGTTTGGAGAAACTGATAGTACAGTGCTTTTTGTGTCATTGGACCATTTTTGGTTTTCTTCCAATAGCCTTTTGGATCTTGCGGATCAATTTACCAAAGTGGGAGGGAAGGTTTTGGTTCTGGATGAAGTTCATAAGTACCCTGACTGGTCCAGGCAATTGAAGAATATCTATGACTTTTATCCTGAGCTCAAAGTTATTTTTACCGGATCCTCCTTATTGGAAATACTGAATTCCGCAGCAGATCTGAGCAGAAGGGCATTGATGTATCAGCTTAGAGGGCTCTCTTTTAGGGAATATATAAACTTGGAAACTGACTTAAAACTTCCAATACTGAAAATGGAGGATATTTTAGACCGACATGTGGAGCTAAGCAATGAACTCTTGGTTGATTTTCGCCCTTTTCAATACTTCAAAGAATACTTGAGAAAAGGTTATTATCCTTTTTCAAGGGAGTTTGGAGAGCTATACGAGCAGCAACTTACTGCGGTAGTAAACTTGGTGCTGGAGGTTGAACTGCCCCAGCTCAGAAAATTTGATGTTGCTTATGTTCCTAAAATCAAACAATTACTGGCAATTATCGCTGATTCAGTTCCCTTTATGCCCAATGTCACTAAGCTTGGACAGAAAATCGGGATAAACAGAACTACCCTTTTAACCTATTTTCATTATTTGGACCAAAGTAAATTGACCAAGAACCTTTACCAGTCCACTGAAGGGATCTCGCTTTTACAAAAACCCTCCAAGTTGTATCTCGAAAATACTAATCTGGCTTTTGCGCTAGGAAAAAATGTAGATATAGGTAATCTAAGAGAAACCTTCTTTTTAAATCAGGTGGGCTATAACCATGAAGTTGTATTACCTCCAAAAGGAGATTTCCTGATCAATAAGAGCTGGAATATAGAAGTTGGGGGAGCTGGAAAATCGTTGTCTAAAGCAGGATTGGATAGCGGATTTATTGCTGCCGACGATATTGAAACAGGCTTTGGATCCAAAATACCCCTGTGGCTTTTTGGTTTTCTTTATTAG
- a CDS encoding SusD/RagB family nutrient-binding outer membrane lipoprotein — MDITSKIYKGLLMALICCLGFTGCDDKLDEMNVNPYGIDPAEVNPNLLMPSVLAAAAQSYANLGVNDMAGAVQHTQKNGWYGGHNNYSWESMNWTGWYNILRDNELLYNRAVELDNDFFQAVSLTMKSFVFGNIADLWGDAPYTDALKGDQASVKSQFPKFDSQEVIYDGIIADLQTAVSLFGTAGNDAVTPANDLYYGGNTAGWKRFANSLLLRYYMRISEKKPDVAKAGIEAVYASGDYIQNVSQDAVLDYTGGASDIWITRHIPLNPDDFQRYQACQTFIDQLSETNDPRLPVWFAPVRVRWEADESLAVASEDFIRNDGEPLGVVTYPFDDFVNQYPGEHFTRKYNPNLIAYNDAEYVGLPPSLMVPESYNGNPSPGQGTQNQHVSQLADIYQSAGAAGDILKARLISSAEVSFIFAEAALKGWNVGGAEQHYYEGILKSLTVWGKSDDYEGFITVDGVAFEGSLEQVMEQKWVASWTAATEAFADYRRTGYPQLVTGPQSPQPRVALRFQYGDDEYNNNSESITGALDRLELTDYSGSFGKDSQWSKSWLYQGTSAPWD, encoded by the coding sequence ATGGATATAACATCTAAAATTTATAAAGGATTATTGATGGCATTGATTTGCTGTCTGGGATTCACAGGCTGCGATGACAAGCTTGATGAGATGAACGTCAACCCCTATGGCATAGATCCCGCAGAAGTAAACCCTAATCTGCTTATGCCTTCTGTCTTGGCCGCGGCTGCCCAAAGCTATGCCAACCTAGGGGTCAATGATATGGCCGGTGCCGTGCAGCATACCCAGAAAAACGGCTGGTATGGTGGACATAACAACTATAGCTGGGAAAGCATGAACTGGACAGGATGGTATAATATCCTGAGGGACAATGAGCTGCTGTACAATAGAGCTGTAGAACTGGATAATGATTTTTTCCAAGCAGTGTCCTTGACTATGAAATCATTTGTGTTTGGCAATATCGCTGATCTTTGGGGAGATGCGCCTTACACCGATGCGCTCAAGGGCGACCAGGCTTCAGTGAAATCGCAATTTCCTAAGTTTGATAGCCAAGAAGTGATTTACGACGGGATCATTGCTGATTTACAGACAGCGGTTTCCTTGTTCGGAACTGCGGGAAATGATGCCGTAACTCCCGCCAACGACCTCTACTATGGTGGGAATACCGCAGGCTGGAAGCGCTTTGCCAACTCCCTCTTGCTTCGTTATTACATGAGGATTTCAGAAAAAAAACCGGATGTGGCCAAGGCGGGGATTGAAGCTGTCTATGCCTCTGGGGACTATATACAAAATGTGTCCCAGGATGCTGTGTTGGACTATACGGGAGGCGCCAGCGATATCTGGATTACCCGTCACATCCCCTTAAACCCGGATGATTTCCAACGCTACCAAGCTTGCCAGACTTTTATTGATCAGCTCAGTGAAACCAATGATCCCAGACTGCCGGTATGGTTTGCGCCGGTGCGGGTACGATGGGAGGCAGATGAGTCATTGGCTGTGGCTTCAGAGGACTTCATCAGAAATGACGGGGAGCCTTTAGGGGTGGTGACCTACCCATTTGATGATTTTGTGAACCAGTATCCAGGTGAGCACTTTACCCGAAAATACAATCCAAATCTGATAGCATATAACGATGCGGAATACGTGGGGTTGCCTCCCTCACTTATGGTTCCCGAATCTTACAATGGCAACCCATCTCCAGGCCAGGGTACGCAAAACCAGCATGTCTCCCAGCTGGCGGATATATATCAGTCAGCGGGAGCTGCAGGGGATATCCTGAAGGCAAGATTGATCTCCTCTGCGGAAGTCAGCTTTATTTTTGCCGAAGCGGCCTTGAAGGGATGGAATGTAGGGGGCGCCGAGCAGCATTATTACGAGGGTATTCTCAAGTCCTTGACAGTATGGGGGAAATCCGATGATTACGAAGGTTTTATAACGGTAGATGGGGTTGCTTTTGAAGGCAGTCTGGAGCAGGTGATGGAGCAAAAGTGGGTCGCCAGTTGGACAGCGGCTACCGAGGCTTTTGCCGACTACAGACGTACAGGCTATCCTCAGTTGGTAACAGGCCCTCAGTCCCCACAGCCCCGCGTCGCATTGAGATTCCAATATGGAGATGATGAATACAACAACAATTCCGAGAGTATCACAGGAGCCTTGGATAGGCTGGAACTGACGGACTATTCCGGTAGTTTTGGTAAAGACAGCCAGTGGTCCAAGTCCTGGCTCTATCAGGGTACTTCAGCCCCTTGGGATTAA
- a CDS encoding polysaccharide deacetylase family protein translates to MHLYGKSKVVLALWFSTLSVSLAQTESGKTYAEKLGYPQGKKVVIFHVDDAGMSYESNHGTFQAMDKGVASSCSVMMPCPWAGTFLQTSKEKPAMDIGLHLVLTSEWKTYRWEPLAGPLLVPGLIDPEGSFWPSVAQVVEHANAEEVYIELKAQIDRALNLSISPTHLDSHMGTLFASPEFLETYIRLGLEYQIPVMFPGGNNKLITADLQEPVINQLKKEGKYQDGMTLPTPDLLIGAQDMGKKIWELGLPVLDDLHKNSGDWRPDKESFTQQELTQYKIGKFKEILTQMEPGLAMIIVHCSENTENFQRFSGSGKSRQADLEAMLSTDLKHFIEDEGIVLTTWREVMERRRNRK, encoded by the coding sequence ATGCATCTATACGGTAAAAGTAAGGTAGTACTTGCTCTTTGGTTTTCAACTCTTTCTGTATCACTTGCGCAGACCGAATCAGGAAAGACTTATGCTGAAAAGCTTGGCTATCCCCAGGGCAAAAAAGTAGTGATATTTCATGTAGATGATGCCGGAATGTCCTATGAATCCAACCATGGCACATTTCAGGCTATGGATAAGGGAGTTGCCAGTTCCTGTAGCGTGATGATGCCCTGCCCCTGGGCCGGGACATTCCTGCAAACCAGCAAGGAAAAGCCGGCTATGGATATTGGTCTGCATCTGGTGTTGACTTCAGAATGGAAAACCTACAGGTGGGAACCGCTTGCCGGGCCCTTATTGGTACCAGGACTTATAGATCCTGAAGGTTCATTCTGGCCCAGCGTGGCGCAAGTGGTAGAACATGCCAATGCTGAGGAGGTATATATTGAACTCAAAGCACAAATTGACCGGGCTTTGAACCTGAGTATAAGCCCTACCCATCTGGATTCACATATGGGGACACTTTTTGCCAGTCCTGAATTTTTGGAAACCTACATCAGGTTAGGCCTAGAATACCAGATACCTGTGATGTTTCCAGGGGGAAATAATAAGCTTATTACCGCTGACCTTCAAGAACCTGTAATCAATCAATTAAAAAAAGAGGGGAAGTACCAAGATGGGATGACGCTCCCTACCCCAGACTTACTTATTGGAGCTCAGGATATGGGGAAGAAAATATGGGAATTGGGTTTACCGGTATTGGATGACCTTCATAAAAACAGTGGGGACTGGAGGCCTGATAAAGAATCCTTCACACAGCAGGAGCTTACCCAATATAAGATTGGGAAGTTTAAGGAAATCCTGACCCAGATGGAACCCGGCTTGGCGATGATTATAGTCCATTGCAGTGAAAACACAGAAAATTTCCAACGGTTTTCGGGTTCAGGAAAATCCAGGCAAGCAGATCTTGAAGCCATGCTCTCTACTGATTTGAAGCACTTTATTGAAGATGAGGGCATTGTTTTGACCACCTGGAGGGAGGTCATGGAACGTAGGAGAAACAGGAAATAG
- a CDS encoding SusC/RagA family TonB-linked outer membrane protein, with protein sequence MKQFSKIKPAKIFWGVPMVFGVIMGTFAHTSAKSPHHPVLLEEIIQAQQVRGKIVSSVDGSPLPGVTVLEKGTSNGTVTEINGTYTLNVAGPDAVLVFSFVGFDSQEITVGNQSTIDVSMSETATDMSEVVVTALGIKRDQRSLGYDVSNVKGEELTQVSQENVLSSLSGRMPGVTINQTSGPGSSMSMVIRGATSLTTDNQPLFVVDGVPMSNSLNNIRQNGDGNQVDYGNAISDINPDDIESISVLKGPSAAALYGTRAGNGVVIITTKSGKAGKTMGVSFSTSNIFERPTRLLDFHYKYANGNRNGVFNDGSAYWGGPDLDAGNKAIQWNSPLDENGDPVPTDLISYPNAMKDFMQTGITSTNNIALDGGSDQTTYRISYSNMLHRGMIPNSDLFRNSYSTSISHKILPQLTFSSNFNYTNSKSNDRPSTGDRRANPLEAVYDSPYVDYNQMRGIWVPGQEGVQQIRTAAGDNPYFIAYGIENAFVRDRIYGNVSLDYQLSDSFNFRVRYSLDRSDEELETKIPFSYSRMARGGYYTSSVLTQESNADFLVSWMDDFGDLDINASVGGNIMNRFGKSTNVGVGGDRNNGLVIPGIYNVQNIPADNRSMDNGYFEKGIYSIYGLVSFGYADQLYLDVTARNDWSSTLPADNRSYFYPSASLSWLANYTFGLTEKIDMLKFRFGWAQVGNDTGPYNLVPNLGTGLYNSINTASMPSGILNPDLKPEEATSYEGGVDLNMYNNRLRFSATIYQIDNRNQIFSVNLPSSSGYSGRLINAGLIRSKGIELALGGTLISKGDFSWDMDVNWSRNRTSVIELADGLDRITLWSENGGGAITFVGEEIGNMYSRSYASVKDPNSPYYRWPVLSNAGSWQELSGTENLKKVGNFNPDFQMGLQTTLTIKNFVIGASLDWRHGGEFMSFTYRYGESDWKSQRQIDNLIPGGLYSVDELIAMMKADPERYIIPTTGNFPRVGGYTAATGGYYVDENGSDGAFVPGVIQVGGADTPDDYSDDVYEEHLGGEGTNIYPITNTYPWGFNEQITFDASFVKLRELSIGYRFPNLGKFRNATFSIYTRNLMLWTKADIGVDPERAFWANSDTQGNSSSQFRQGIERQNVMPWSFPIGFKLNFNL encoded by the coding sequence ATGAAACAATTTTCCAAAATCAAACCCGCCAAGATATTCTGGGGAGTTCCCATGGTCTTTGGCGTCATCATGGGCACATTTGCCCATACCTCAGCGAAAAGCCCGCACCACCCTGTGCTGTTGGAGGAGATTATCCAGGCACAACAGGTACGCGGTAAAATAGTATCCAGTGTAGATGGCTCCCCCCTCCCCGGAGTCACGGTGCTGGAAAAAGGCACCTCCAATGGTACTGTCACCGAGATTAACGGCACTTATACCTTAAATGTAGCCGGGCCTGACGCGGTACTGGTGTTTTCATTCGTGGGGTTTGATTCCCAGGAAATCACGGTGGGAAACCAATCTACAATAGATGTGTCCATGTCCGAAACCGCGACGGATATGTCTGAGGTAGTGGTGACAGCCTTGGGCATCAAGCGGGACCAGCGCTCACTGGGATACGATGTCTCCAATGTGAAAGGGGAGGAGCTGACCCAGGTATCGCAGGAAAACGTGCTCAGCTCCCTTTCCGGAAGGATGCCTGGGGTGACCATCAATCAGACCTCCGGGCCGGGATCTTCCATGAGCATGGTCATTCGGGGCGCTACATCCCTGACCACCGATAATCAGCCCCTGTTTGTGGTCGATGGCGTGCCCATGTCCAATTCCCTGAACAATATCAGGCAAAACGGGGACGGAAACCAGGTGGATTATGGGAATGCGATCTCTGATATCAACCCCGACGATATTGAGAGCATCTCTGTGCTGAAAGGCCCCAGTGCGGCCGCACTTTATGGTACCCGTGCCGGAAATGGTGTAGTGATCATTACCACCAAGTCAGGCAAAGCCGGAAAAACCATGGGTGTTTCTTTCTCTACCAGTAATATTTTCGAAAGACCCACGCGTCTACTGGATTTTCACTATAAGTATGCCAACGGCAACCGTAACGGGGTCTTCAATGATGGTTCGGCCTACTGGGGAGGACCGGATCTGGATGCAGGCAACAAAGCGATTCAATGGAACAGTCCCTTGGATGAAAACGGCGACCCTGTGCCCACGGATCTGATATCCTATCCCAATGCCATGAAGGACTTTATGCAGACAGGGATCACGTCCACCAATAATATCGCACTGGATGGAGGTTCGGACCAGACCACCTATAGAATTTCATACTCCAATATGCTACATAGAGGCATGATCCCCAATTCTGACCTTTTCAGAAACAGCTACTCTACTTCCATAAGCCACAAGATCTTACCGCAATTGACTTTCAGTTCTAATTTCAACTATACCAACAGCAAATCCAATGACCGTCCAAGTACCGGGGATAGAAGAGCCAACCCGCTGGAGGCAGTTTATGACAGCCCCTATGTGGACTATAATCAGATGCGCGGTATCTGGGTGCCCGGGCAGGAAGGGGTTCAGCAGATAAGAACCGCTGCCGGGGACAATCCTTATTTTATCGCCTATGGAATAGAAAACGCTTTTGTGAGAGATAGGATTTATGGAAATGTGTCACTGGATTACCAACTCTCCGATTCCTTCAACTTCCGGGTGAGATATTCCCTGGATAGATCTGATGAGGAACTGGAAACCAAAATCCCCTTCAGCTACAGTAGAATGGCCAGGGGAGGCTACTACACCTCCAGTGTCCTGACTCAGGAATCCAACGCGGATTTTTTGGTTTCCTGGATGGACGATTTTGGTGACCTGGATATCAATGCTTCTGTGGGCGGGAATATCATGAACAGGTTTGGTAAAAGCACCAATGTGGGTGTGGGAGGGGATCGGAACAACGGTCTGGTAATCCCCGGAATCTATAATGTGCAGAACATCCCTGCGGATAACCGGTCCATGGACAACGGGTACTTTGAAAAAGGGATTTACTCCATCTACGGGTTGGTCTCCTTTGGATATGCAGATCAATTGTATTTGGATGTTACAGCCAGAAATGATTGGTCATCTACCTTGCCGGCGGACAACAGGTCCTACTTCTACCCATCTGCCTCGCTGAGCTGGCTCGCCAATTACACTTTCGGCTTGACAGAGAAAATCGACATGCTGAAGTTCAGGTTTGGCTGGGCACAGGTGGGTAATGATACCGGCCCGTACAATCTCGTGCCTAACCTGGGTACAGGATTGTACAATTCCATAAATACGGCAAGTATGCCCTCTGGTATTTTAAACCCGGATCTGAAACCCGAGGAAGCGACATCCTATGAGGGTGGGGTGGACCTTAATATGTACAACAACAGGCTGAGGTTCTCTGCCACCATTTACCAGATAGACAACAGAAACCAGATTTTTTCGGTTAACCTGCCTTCTTCCTCAGGATACTCAGGCCGTCTGATCAATGCAGGCCTGATCCGTAGTAAGGGGATTGAACTTGCTCTGGGAGGTACGCTCATCTCCAAAGGGGATTTTTCATGGGACATGGATGTAAACTGGAGTAGAAACAGGACATCTGTGATAGAATTGGCAGATGGCCTGGACAGGATCACCTTATGGTCTGAAAATGGGGGAGGGGCGATCACATTCGTGGGAGAGGAAATCGGCAACATGTATAGCAGAAGCTATGCTTCGGTAAAAGATCCTAATTCTCCCTATTATAGATGGCCTGTGCTCTCCAATGCAGGATCTTGGCAAGAACTATCGGGAACCGAAAACCTAAAGAAAGTAGGGAACTTCAACCCGGACTTCCAGATGGGACTGCAGACTACCTTGACTATTAAAAACTTTGTCATCGGGGCAAGTCTGGATTGGAGGCATGGTGGGGAATTCATGTCATTTACCTATAGGTATGGGGAATCTGACTGGAAATCGCAAAGACAGATAGACAACCTGATACCTGGCGGTCTTTACTCAGTCGATGAATTGATAGCCATGATGAAGGCTGATCCTGAGCGGTACATCATTCCCACTACGGGCAATTTTCCTAGAGTTGGCGGTTATACAGCGGCCACTGGCGGTTACTACGTAGATGAAAATGGGAGTGATGGGGCATTTGTTCCAGGCGTGATCCAGGTCGGCGGTGCGGATACCCCGGATGATTACAGTGACGATGTTTACGAAGAACACCTAGGCGGAGAGGGAACCAATATTTATCCCATCACCAATACCTACCCATGGGGATTCAACGAGCAGATCACCTTTGATGCCAGTTTTGTCAAGCTAAGGGAATTAAGCATAGGCTATAGATTTCCTAATCTGGGCAAATTCAGAAACGCGACTTTCTCGATCTATACCAGAAACCTAATGCTATGGACCAAGGCCGATATAGGAGTGGATCCAGAAAGGGCTTTCTGGGCCAACAGTGATACCCAAGGGAATTCCTCCTCACAGTTCCGTCAGGGGATTGAGCGACAGAATGTAATGCCCTGGAGCTTTCCTATTGGCTTCAAATTGAATTTTAATCTTTAA
- a CDS encoding DNA-binding transcriptional regulator: protein MHRVILLLDFAEEYSKLLLKGISSYSARNGQWSFCRMPLYYREMIGVKGIVDWAREWKANGIIGQLYNEMEDGFLAEDIPVIAQDFKERFKKIPNITGSYRETGMMGAEYFLNKGYYHFAFYGFNNIVWSRERAEGFESAVQEAGYEVNYYEHKKSHTADMWYYKSKSLSKWLKNLPKPVALMACDDNRAVHIIEACNHNNIKVPQEVAVLGVDNDMTFCELSDPQLSSIDLDIERAGYESARLLDEMIRTGEKNIRDIIVPPLKIITRSSTDMYASSDEYVAEALTFIHRNIDNNILVDQVVKEVPLSRRALEKRFLKITGQPVYKYITKVRMERLAQKLLSTDQSVFELALDLGFQDSNNLARQFRQLTGFAPGEYRKRFGNNTTSFKR, encoded by the coding sequence ATGCATAGGGTAATCTTATTGTTGGACTTTGCTGAAGAGTACAGTAAATTATTACTGAAGGGAATCTCATCCTATTCTGCCAGAAACGGGCAATGGTCATTTTGCAGAATGCCTCTTTATTACCGGGAGATGATAGGGGTGAAAGGGATTGTGGATTGGGCCAGGGAATGGAAAGCAAATGGCATTATAGGGCAGCTTTACAATGAGATGGAGGATGGCTTTCTCGCAGAAGATATCCCGGTTATTGCCCAGGATTTTAAAGAGAGGTTTAAGAAAATCCCCAATATCACCGGATCCTATAGGGAAACCGGCATGATGGGAGCTGAATACTTTTTGAACAAAGGGTATTATCATTTTGCGTTTTATGGTTTCAACAATATCGTTTGGTCCAGAGAGCGGGCAGAGGGCTTTGAATCTGCAGTTCAGGAGGCAGGCTATGAGGTCAACTATTATGAGCATAAAAAATCCCACACTGCAGATATGTGGTACTACAAAAGCAAATCACTTAGCAAATGGCTCAAAAATCTCCCCAAACCAGTGGCCTTGATGGCCTGCGATGACAACAGGGCGGTCCATATAATCGAGGCCTGTAATCACAATAACATTAAAGTCCCACAGGAAGTGGCAGTATTGGGAGTGGATAACGATATGACCTTTTGTGAACTCTCAGACCCCCAACTGTCCAGTATAGATCTGGATATAGAACGGGCAGGGTATGAGTCAGCCAGGCTTTTGGATGAAATGATCAGGACAGGGGAGAAGAATATCAGGGATATCATTGTCCCCCCTTTGAAGATCATCACCCGCTCCTCTACCGACATGTATGCTTCCTCGGATGAATATGTGGCGGAAGCCCTGACTTTTATCCACAGGAATATAGATAACAATATTTTGGTGGACCAGGTGGTCAAAGAAGTCCCGCTTTCCAGGAGAGCCTTGGAAAAGCGTTTTCTGAAAATCACAGGACAACCCGTGTACAAGTATATCACCAAGGTGAGAATGGAGAGACTGGCCCAAAAACTCCTGAGCACTGACCAGAGTGTGTTTGAGCTGGCATTGGATTTGGGCTTTCAGGATAGTAATAACCTCGCCAGGCAGTTCAGGCAACTGACTGGATTTGCACCTGGAGAGTACAGGAAGCGGTTCGGGAACAACACTACATCCTTCAAGAGGTAA
- a CDS encoding MFS transporter, whose product MTGKAKHRKTKILLLIFLIFFVISLMSNILGPIIPGIINSFSLSYGLAGFLPFAFFVAYGVMSLPSGLLVERMGEKQVLLLAFALAAVGALLFGLNPGFGFALASLFIIGLGMAMLQVVINPLLRVTGGEEHFAFNSVLGQLAFGSASFLSPMLYSYMDQNLFTETAPSWIALLENWVPVGMKWVSVYFVFALLACVMLALIGLTRFPKVELKSDEKIELGLTLKKLLGKRLVWLYFLGIFSYVGIEQGIANWVSQFLQDNHGVDPSTGGAQVISYFWGLLTIGCLVGLVLLKFLDSRLVLILFTVSAMLALLTGLTAQGNLALYAFSFSGFCLSVMWSILISLALNSVDFAHGTFAGLLCSGIVGGAVVPLIVGSLADSIGLHAAMFFLFIPLGYILFIGVWAKPLVKNSRVTSFKELFNRHDA is encoded by the coding sequence ATGACAGGAAAAGCCAAACACAGGAAAACAAAGATTCTCTTATTGATATTTTTGATATTCTTTGTCATATCCCTGATGTCAAATATCCTTGGCCCCATCATCCCTGGGATTATCAACAGTTTTTCCTTAAGCTATGGATTGGCAGGTTTCCTGCCATTTGCGTTTTTTGTCGCATATGGGGTCATGTCTCTGCCCTCGGGCTTGCTTGTCGAACGTATGGGCGAAAAACAGGTGTTGTTGCTGGCATTTGCTTTGGCCGCAGTCGGTGCCCTGTTGTTTGGTCTTAATCCTGGATTTGGATTTGCGTTGGCTTCCTTGTTTATCATCGGGTTGGGAATGGCTATGTTGCAGGTGGTGATAAACCCGCTGCTTAGGGTGACGGGCGGAGAGGAGCATTTTGCCTTCAATTCTGTTTTGGGGCAGCTCGCATTTGGTTCTGCATCATTTCTGAGTCCTATGCTGTATAGCTATATGGATCAAAACCTGTTCACCGAAACGGCTCCTTCCTGGATTGCACTGTTGGAAAACTGGGTGCCCGTCGGGATGAAGTGGGTTTCTGTATATTTCGTTTTTGCCTTGCTGGCCTGTGTGATGCTGGCCTTGATAGGACTTACTCGTTTCCCTAAAGTGGAGTTGAAATCCGATGAAAAAATAGAACTGGGTCTTACCTTAAAGAAATTGTTGGGCAAAAGGCTGGTCTGGTTATACTTCCTTGGGATTTTCTCCTACGTGGGCATTGAGCAGGGAATAGCCAACTGGGTGAGTCAGTTTCTGCAGGATAACCACGGAGTGGATCCTAGTACCGGAGGAGCCCAGGTGATTTCTTATTTCTGGGGATTGCTGACGATAGGATGCTTGGTTGGCTTAGTGTTGCTGAAATTCTTGGACAGCAGGCTGGTACTGATCCTTTTTACGGTTTCTGCTATGCTGGCCCTTCTTACAGGACTTACTGCCCAGGGAAATCTTGCGTTGTATGCTTTTTCCTTTTCTGGGTTTTGCCTTTCAGTGATGTGGTCTATCCTGATTTCCCTGGCGCTAAACTCGGTGGATTTCGCCCATGGCACCTTTGCTGGGTTGCTTTGCTCCGGGATAGTAGGCGGGGCAGTAGTTCCTCTTATCGTCGGTAGTCTGGCAGATAGCATAGGGCTGCATGCAGCGATGTTTTTTCTTTTTATTCCTTTGGGGTACATCTTGTTTATCGGAGTGTGGGCCAAACCCTTGGTGAAAAACTCCAGAGTCACATCGTTCAAAGAGCTTTTTAACCGACACGATGCATAG